In the genome of Physeter macrocephalus isolate SW-GA chromosome 20, ASM283717v5, whole genome shotgun sequence, one region contains:
- the PDCD4 gene encoding programmed cell death protein 4 isoform X2 produces MDVENEQILNVNPTENAGTEEIKNEINGNWISASSINEARINAKAKRRLRKNSSRDSGRGDSVSDNGSEGLRSGVTVPTSPKGRLLDRRSRSGKGRGLPKKGGAGGKGVWGTPGQVYDVEEVDVKDPNYDDDQENCVYETVVLPLDETAFEKTLTPIIQEYFEHGDTNEVAEMLRDLNLGEMKSGVPVLAVSLALEGKASHREMTSKLLSDLCGTVMSTNDVEKSFDKLLKDLPELALDTPRAPQLVGQFIARAVGDGILCNTYIDSYKGTVDCVQARAALDKATVLLSMSKGGKRKDSVWGSGGGQQSLNHLVKEIDMLLKEYLLSGDISEAEHCLKELEVPHFHHELVYEAIVMVLESTGESTFKMILDLLKSLWKSSTITLDQMKRGYERIYSEIPDINLDVPHSYSVLERFVEECFQAGIISRQLRDLCPSRGRKRFVSEGDGGRLKPESY; encoded by the exons ATGGATGTAGAAAACGAGCAGATACTGAATGTAAACCCTACAG AAAATGCTGGGACTGAGGAAATAAAGAATGAGATAAATGGAAATTGGATTTCGGCATCCTCCATTAATGAAGCTAGAATTAATGCCAAGGCGAAAAGGCGGCTACGGAAAAACTCATCCCGGGACTCCGGCAGAGGCGATTCCGTCAGTGATAACGGAAGTGAAGGCCTTAGAAGTGGAGTAACTGTACCAACCAGTCCAAAGGGAAGATTGCTAGATAGGCGATCCAGATCTGGGAAAGGAAGGGGACTACCAAAGAAAG GTGGTGCTGGAGGGAAAGGTGTCTGGGGTACACCTGGACAGGTATATGATGTGGAGGAGGTGGATGTGAAAGATCCTAACTATGATGATGACCAG GAAAACTGTGTTTATGAAACTGTAGTTTTGCCTTTGGATGAAACGGCATTTGAGAAGACTTTAACACCAATCATACAGGAATATTTTGAGCACGGAGATACTAATGAAGTTGCG gaAATGCTAAGAGATTTAAATCTTGGCGAAATGAAAAGTGGAGTACCAGTGTTGGCAGTGTCATTGGCGTTGGAGGGAAAAGCTAGTCATAGAGAAATGACATCTAAGCTTCTTTCTGACCTTTGTGGGACAGTAATGAGCACAAATGatgtagaaaaatcatttgataaattGTTGAAAGATCTACCTGAATTAGCATTGGATACTCCTAGAGCACCGCAG ttGGTGGGCCAGTTTATTGCTAGAGCTGTTGGAGATGGAATTTTATGTAATACCTATATTGATAGTTACAAAGGAACTGTAGATTGTGTACAGGCTAG agctgCTCTGGACAAGGCTACCGTGCTTCTGAGTATGTCTAAAGGTGGAAAGCGCAAGGACAGTGTTTGGGGCTCTGGAGGTGGGCAGCAGTCTCTTAACCACCTTGTTAAAGAG ATTGATATGCTGCTGAAAGAGTATTTACTCTCTGGAGACATATCTGAAGCTGAACATTGCCTTAAGGAACTGGAAGTACCTCATTTTCACCATGAGCTTGTATATGAA gCCATTGTAATGGTTTTAGAGTCAACTGGAGAAAGTACATTTAAGATGATTTTGGACTTATTAAAATCTCTTTGGAAATCTTCTACCATTACTCTAGACCAAATGAAAAGA GGTTATGAGAGAATTTACAGTGAAATTCCAGACATTAATCTGGATGTCCCACATTCATACTCTGTGCTTGAGCGATTTGTAGAAGAATGTTTTCAGGCTGGAATAATTTCCAGACAACTCAGAGATCTTTGTCCCTCAAG GGGCAGAAAACGTTTTGTAAGTGAAGGAGATGGAGGTCGTCTTAAACCAGAGAGCTACTGA
- the PDCD4 gene encoding programmed cell death protein 4 isoform X1 yields MDVENEQILNVNPTEPDNLSDSLFSGDEENAGTEEIKNEINGNWISASSINEARINAKAKRRLRKNSSRDSGRGDSVSDNGSEGLRSGVTVPTSPKGRLLDRRSRSGKGRGLPKKGGAGGKGVWGTPGQVYDVEEVDVKDPNYDDDQENCVYETVVLPLDETAFEKTLTPIIQEYFEHGDTNEVAEMLRDLNLGEMKSGVPVLAVSLALEGKASHREMTSKLLSDLCGTVMSTNDVEKSFDKLLKDLPELALDTPRAPQLVGQFIARAVGDGILCNTYIDSYKGTVDCVQARAALDKATVLLSMSKGGKRKDSVWGSGGGQQSLNHLVKEIDMLLKEYLLSGDISEAEHCLKELEVPHFHHELVYEAIVMVLESTGESTFKMILDLLKSLWKSSTITLDQMKRGYERIYSEIPDINLDVPHSYSVLERFVEECFQAGIISRQLRDLCPSRGRKRFVSEGDGGRLKPESY; encoded by the exons ATGGATGTAGAAAACGAGCAGATACTGAATGTAAACCCTACAG agccTGATAATTTAAGTGACTCTCTCTTTTCTGGTGATGAAGAAAATGCTGGGACTGAGGAAATAAAGAATGAGATAAATGGAAATTGGATTTCGGCATCCTCCATTAATGAAGCTAGAATTAATGCCAAGGCGAAAAGGCGGCTACGGAAAAACTCATCCCGGGACTCCGGCAGAGGCGATTCCGTCAGTGATAACGGAAGTGAAGGCCTTAGAAGTGGAGTAACTGTACCAACCAGTCCAAAGGGAAGATTGCTAGATAGGCGATCCAGATCTGGGAAAGGAAGGGGACTACCAAAGAAAG GTGGTGCTGGAGGGAAAGGTGTCTGGGGTACACCTGGACAGGTATATGATGTGGAGGAGGTGGATGTGAAAGATCCTAACTATGATGATGACCAG GAAAACTGTGTTTATGAAACTGTAGTTTTGCCTTTGGATGAAACGGCATTTGAGAAGACTTTAACACCAATCATACAGGAATATTTTGAGCACGGAGATACTAATGAAGTTGCG gaAATGCTAAGAGATTTAAATCTTGGCGAAATGAAAAGTGGAGTACCAGTGTTGGCAGTGTCATTGGCGTTGGAGGGAAAAGCTAGTCATAGAGAAATGACATCTAAGCTTCTTTCTGACCTTTGTGGGACAGTAATGAGCACAAATGatgtagaaaaatcatttgataaattGTTGAAAGATCTACCTGAATTAGCATTGGATACTCCTAGAGCACCGCAG ttGGTGGGCCAGTTTATTGCTAGAGCTGTTGGAGATGGAATTTTATGTAATACCTATATTGATAGTTACAAAGGAACTGTAGATTGTGTACAGGCTAG agctgCTCTGGACAAGGCTACCGTGCTTCTGAGTATGTCTAAAGGTGGAAAGCGCAAGGACAGTGTTTGGGGCTCTGGAGGTGGGCAGCAGTCTCTTAACCACCTTGTTAAAGAG ATTGATATGCTGCTGAAAGAGTATTTACTCTCTGGAGACATATCTGAAGCTGAACATTGCCTTAAGGAACTGGAAGTACCTCATTTTCACCATGAGCTTGTATATGAA gCCATTGTAATGGTTTTAGAGTCAACTGGAGAAAGTACATTTAAGATGATTTTGGACTTATTAAAATCTCTTTGGAAATCTTCTACCATTACTCTAGACCAAATGAAAAGA GGTTATGAGAGAATTTACAGTGAAATTCCAGACATTAATCTGGATGTCCCACATTCATACTCTGTGCTTGAGCGATTTGTAGAAGAATGTTTTCAGGCTGGAATAATTTCCAGACAACTCAGAGATCTTTGTCCCTCAAG GGGCAGAAAACGTTTTGTAAGTGAAGGAGATGGAGGTCGTCTTAAACCAGAGAGCTACTGA